A genome region from Arachis duranensis cultivar V14167 chromosome 8, aradu.V14167.gnm2.J7QH, whole genome shotgun sequence includes the following:
- the LOC107461376 gene encoding protein FAR1-RELATED SEQUENCE 1-like, whose protein sequence is MHSFFNKFITRNSYLRQFVKQYDNFLASREQVERAFDAADFYTVIPCATKSAIEAQFQHVYTHEKFREVQAQFRVSRDVKCHCLLFESRGILYRHLLSILSFERVDNVALKYILERWSKNIKGRHTHIKSSQDEPLLESRSKRFDKLVFRSHNIFKFASESEELTGILHRAFDKVMAELEEYQERSKAKSLLTHEEATLSNVNDLQSPPRVKTRGRPKNGLGSNLEKKISNVMKKKKKTGPSELNLLDSASSIQISSTLYNAPDMNYPREDFFLFV, encoded by the exons atgcattcatttttcaACAAGTTTATCACACGGAATAGCTACTTGAGACAATTTGTGAAGCAATACGATAATTTCCTAGCAAGCAGAGAGCAAGTAGAGAGAGCATTTGATGCTGCAGATTTTTACACCGTGATACCGTGCGCAACAAAATCAGCAATAGAGGCACAATTTCAACATGTATATACCCATGAGAAATTCAGGGAAGTTCAAGCTCAATTCAGAG TATCACGAGATGTGAAGTGCCATTGCTTGTTGTTTGAATCTAGGGGCATATTGTACCGCCATTTGCTAAGCATCCTAAGCTTTGAGCGAGTGGATAACGTGGCACTGAAATACATATTAGAACGCTGGAGCAAGAATATAAAGGGGAGGCATACACACATCAAGAGTAGCCAAGATGAACCTCTATTGGAGTCGAGGAGTAAGAGATTTGACAAATTGGTGTTTCGGTCGcacaatatatttaaatttgcaTCCGAGTCTGAAGAGTTGACCGGAATTCTACACCGAGCATTTGACAAGGTCATGGCGGAGTTGGAAGAATATCAAGAGAGAAGCAAAGCAAAAAGTTTGTTAACACACGAAGAAGCAACATTAAGCAATGTAAATGACCTTCAAAGCCCACCACGTGTCAAAACAAGAGGTCGGCCCAAGAACGGACTTGGATCAAACTTGGAAAAAAAGATCTCAAATgtcatgaagaaaaagaaaaagacaggTCCAAGCGAG TTGAACCTTTTAGACTCCGCATCATCGATTCAAATAAGCTCCACTCTTTACAATGCACCAGATATGAATTATCCAAGAGAGGATT TTTTTTTATTCGTCTAG